A region of Mustela lutreola isolate mMusLut2 chromosome 17, mMusLut2.pri, whole genome shotgun sequence DNA encodes the following proteins:
- the ZSCAN25 gene encoding zinc finger and SCAN domain-containing protein 25 isoform X1, whose amino-acid sequence MLKERPGMAEDPQQPMGVPVVKLEKELPWGRGREDPSPETFRLRFRQFRYQEAAGPQEALRELQELCRQWLRPELHTKEQILELLVLEQFLTILPREFYAWIREHGLESGKALVAMVEDFTERTLEAKAVPCHVQGEQQETALGRGPWEPGVHLGPVEIKPEWGMPHGEGVQGLDQGTEEQLSQDPGAGTQAFQEQALPVLQAGPGLPSVNTRDQEMAAGFLTAGPQGLGTFKDMALAFPEEEWRHVTPAQIDCFGEYVEPRDCGVSAPGIGSKEKEAKTQQSDLKGALARVTSERFGDATLQSPELGRTCEQEPSSSLGNMPGPLPPQHGVIPLPDDLKTHSSFWKPFQCPECGKGFSRSSNLVRHQRTHEEEKSYGCVECGKGFTLREYLMKHQRTHLGKRPYVCSECWKTFSQRHHLEVHQRSHTGEKPYKCGDCWKSFTRRQHLQVHRRTHTGEKPYTCECGKSFSRNANLAVHRRAHTGEKPYGCQVCGKRFSKGERLVRHQRIHTGEKPYHCPACGRSFNQRSILNRHQKTQHRQETLAQ is encoded by the exons ATGCTTAAAGAGCGTCCAGGGATGGCAGAAGACCCTCAGCAGCCGATGGGTGTTCCTGTGGTAAAGCTGGAGAAAGAGTTGccatggggcaggggaagggaggaccCTAGTCCGGAGACTTTTCGTCTGAGGTTTCGGCAGTTCCGCTACCAGGAGGCAGCTGGTCCCCAGGAAGCCCTCAGGGAACTCCAGGAACTCTGTCGCCAGTGGTTGAGGCCTGAGCTGCACACCAAGGAGCAGATCTTGGAGCTGCTGGTGCTGGAGCAGTTCCTGACCATCCTGCCTCGGGAGTTCTATGCTTGGATTCGAGAGCATGGCCTGGAGAGTGGCAAGGCTCTTGTGGCCATGGTGGAAGACTTCACAGAGAGAACATTGGAGGCCAAGGCG GTTCCATGCCACgtgcagggagagcagcaggagacAGCACTTGGCAGAGGCCCTTGGGAACCAGGTGTGCACCTGGGGCCGGTGGAGATCAAGCCCGAGTGGGGGATGCCCCATGGGGAAGGAGTTCAAGGCCTAGACCAAGGCACTGAGGAGCAACTCAGTCAGGACCCTGGAGCTGGGACACAAGCCTTCCAGGAGCAGG cTCTGCCAGTTCTTCAGGCTGGTCCTGGCCTCCCTTCCGTGAACACCAGAGACCAAGAGATGGCAGCTGGGTTCCTTACAGCTGGACCCCAG GGGTTGGGGACATTTAAAGATATGGCCTTGGCTTTCCCTGAGGAGGAATGGAGGCATGTGACCCCAGCCCAGATAGACTGCTTTGGGGAATATGTGGAACCCCGAGACTGTGGGGTCTCAGCTCCAG GCATTGGGAGCAAGGAAAAGGAGGCTAAAACCCAGCAGTCAGACCTCAAGGGGGCGCTTGCTCGGGTGACATCAGAGAGGTTTGGGGATGCCACTCTTCAGAGCCCTGAGCTTGGAAGAACTTGTGAGCAGGAGCCCAGTAGTTCTCTGGGAAACATGCCGGGGCCGCTGCCTCCTCAGCATGGCGTCATACCCCTGCCGGATGACCTCAAGACCCACAGCTCCTTCTGGAAGCCTTTTCAGTGCCCTGAGTGTGGAAAAGGCTTCAGTCGGAGCTCAAATCTTGTCAGACACCAGCGAACTCATGAAGAAGAGAAGTCCTATGGGTGTGTCGAATGTGGAAAGGGGTTCACCTTGAGAGAGTACCTCATGAAGCACCAGAGAACACACCTGGGAAAGAGACCTTATGTGTGCAGTGAGTGCTGGAAAACCTTCAGCCAGAGGCACCACCTCGAGGTCCACCAGAGGAGTCACACGGGGGAGAAGCCCTACAAGTGTGGGGACTGCTGGAAAAGCTTCACCCGGAGACAGCATCTGCAGGTGCATCGGAGAACTCACACGGGGGAAAAGCCCTACACCTGTGAGTGCGGCAAGAGCTTCAGCAGGAATGCAAACCTGGCTGTGCACCGGAGAGCCCACACAGGCGAGAAGCCGTACGGGTGCCAGGTGTGTGGGAAGCGGTTCAGTAAAGGGGAACGGTTGGTCAGACACCAGAGGATTCACACCGGGGAGAAGCCCTACCACTGTCCTGCCTGCGGGAGGAGCTTCAACCAGAGATCCATTCTTAATCGGCACCAGAAGACTCAGCATCGCCAGGAGACCCTGGCGCAGTAA
- the ZSCAN25 gene encoding zinc finger and SCAN domain-containing protein 25 isoform X2, giving the protein MLKERPGMAEDPQQPMGVPVVKLEKELPWGRGREDPSPETFRLRFRQFRYQEAAGPQEALRELQELCRQWLRPELHTKEQILELLVLEQFLTILPREFYAWIREHGLESGKALVAMVEDFTERTLEAKAVALPVLQAGPGLPSVNTRDQEMAAGFLTAGPQGLGTFKDMALAFPEEEWRHVTPAQIDCFGEYVEPRDCGVSAPGIGSKEKEAKTQQSDLKGALARVTSERFGDATLQSPELGRTCEQEPSSSLGNMPGPLPPQHGVIPLPDDLKTHSSFWKPFQCPECGKGFSRSSNLVRHQRTHEEEKSYGCVECGKGFTLREYLMKHQRTHLGKRPYVCSECWKTFSQRHHLEVHQRSHTGEKPYKCGDCWKSFTRRQHLQVHRRTHTGEKPYTCECGKSFSRNANLAVHRRAHTGEKPYGCQVCGKRFSKGERLVRHQRIHTGEKPYHCPACGRSFNQRSILNRHQKTQHRQETLAQ; this is encoded by the exons ATGCTTAAAGAGCGTCCAGGGATGGCAGAAGACCCTCAGCAGCCGATGGGTGTTCCTGTGGTAAAGCTGGAGAAAGAGTTGccatggggcaggggaagggaggaccCTAGTCCGGAGACTTTTCGTCTGAGGTTTCGGCAGTTCCGCTACCAGGAGGCAGCTGGTCCCCAGGAAGCCCTCAGGGAACTCCAGGAACTCTGTCGCCAGTGGTTGAGGCCTGAGCTGCACACCAAGGAGCAGATCTTGGAGCTGCTGGTGCTGGAGCAGTTCCTGACCATCCTGCCTCGGGAGTTCTATGCTTGGATTCGAGAGCATGGCCTGGAGAGTGGCAAGGCTCTTGTGGCCATGGTGGAAGACTTCACAGAGAGAACATTGGAGGCCAAGGCGGTGG cTCTGCCAGTTCTTCAGGCTGGTCCTGGCCTCCCTTCCGTGAACACCAGAGACCAAGAGATGGCAGCTGGGTTCCTTACAGCTGGACCCCAG GGGTTGGGGACATTTAAAGATATGGCCTTGGCTTTCCCTGAGGAGGAATGGAGGCATGTGACCCCAGCCCAGATAGACTGCTTTGGGGAATATGTGGAACCCCGAGACTGTGGGGTCTCAGCTCCAG GCATTGGGAGCAAGGAAAAGGAGGCTAAAACCCAGCAGTCAGACCTCAAGGGGGCGCTTGCTCGGGTGACATCAGAGAGGTTTGGGGATGCCACTCTTCAGAGCCCTGAGCTTGGAAGAACTTGTGAGCAGGAGCCCAGTAGTTCTCTGGGAAACATGCCGGGGCCGCTGCCTCCTCAGCATGGCGTCATACCCCTGCCGGATGACCTCAAGACCCACAGCTCCTTCTGGAAGCCTTTTCAGTGCCCTGAGTGTGGAAAAGGCTTCAGTCGGAGCTCAAATCTTGTCAGACACCAGCGAACTCATGAAGAAGAGAAGTCCTATGGGTGTGTCGAATGTGGAAAGGGGTTCACCTTGAGAGAGTACCTCATGAAGCACCAGAGAACACACCTGGGAAAGAGACCTTATGTGTGCAGTGAGTGCTGGAAAACCTTCAGCCAGAGGCACCACCTCGAGGTCCACCAGAGGAGTCACACGGGGGAGAAGCCCTACAAGTGTGGGGACTGCTGGAAAAGCTTCACCCGGAGACAGCATCTGCAGGTGCATCGGAGAACTCACACGGGGGAAAAGCCCTACACCTGTGAGTGCGGCAAGAGCTTCAGCAGGAATGCAAACCTGGCTGTGCACCGGAGAGCCCACACAGGCGAGAAGCCGTACGGGTGCCAGGTGTGTGGGAAGCGGTTCAGTAAAGGGGAACGGTTGGTCAGACACCAGAGGATTCACACCGGGGAGAAGCCCTACCACTGTCCTGCCTGCGGGAGGAGCTTCAACCAGAGATCCATTCTTAATCGGCACCAGAAGACTCAGCATCGCCAGGAGACCCTGGCGCAGTAA
- the ZSCAN25 gene encoding zinc finger and SCAN domain-containing protein 25 isoform X3, whose product MLKERPGMAEDPQQPMGVPVVKLEKELPWGRGREDPSPETFRLRFRQFRYQEAAGPQEALRELQELCRQWLRPELHTKEQILELLVLEQFLTILPREFYAWIREHGLESGKALVAMVEDFTERTLEAKAVPCHVQGEQQETALGRGPWEPGVHLGPVEIKPEWGMPHGEGVQGLDQGTEEQLSQDPGAGTQAFQEQALPVLQAGPGLPSVNTRDQEMAAGFLTAGPQALGARKRRLKPSSQTSRGRLLG is encoded by the exons ATGCTTAAAGAGCGTCCAGGGATGGCAGAAGACCCTCAGCAGCCGATGGGTGTTCCTGTGGTAAAGCTGGAGAAAGAGTTGccatggggcaggggaagggaggaccCTAGTCCGGAGACTTTTCGTCTGAGGTTTCGGCAGTTCCGCTACCAGGAGGCAGCTGGTCCCCAGGAAGCCCTCAGGGAACTCCAGGAACTCTGTCGCCAGTGGTTGAGGCCTGAGCTGCACACCAAGGAGCAGATCTTGGAGCTGCTGGTGCTGGAGCAGTTCCTGACCATCCTGCCTCGGGAGTTCTATGCTTGGATTCGAGAGCATGGCCTGGAGAGTGGCAAGGCTCTTGTGGCCATGGTGGAAGACTTCACAGAGAGAACATTGGAGGCCAAGGCG GTTCCATGCCACgtgcagggagagcagcaggagacAGCACTTGGCAGAGGCCCTTGGGAACCAGGTGTGCACCTGGGGCCGGTGGAGATCAAGCCCGAGTGGGGGATGCCCCATGGGGAAGGAGTTCAAGGCCTAGACCAAGGCACTGAGGAGCAACTCAGTCAGGACCCTGGAGCTGGGACACAAGCCTTCCAGGAGCAGG cTCTGCCAGTTCTTCAGGCTGGTCCTGGCCTCCCTTCCGTGAACACCAGAGACCAAGAGATGGCAGCTGGGTTCCTTACAGCTGGACCCCAG GCATTGGGAGCAAGGAAAAGGAGGCTAAAACCCAGCAGTCAGACCTCAAGGGGGCGCTTGCTCGGGTGA